One Gemmatimonadaceae bacterium DNA segment encodes these proteins:
- a CDS encoding ArgE/DapE family deacylase — protein MPAGTVRSKAERDAKLAAAIRRTLKRDTADLVDFASTLIAIPSENPPGRAYEACAKLIARQLRQLGLAVRTENPTGEGPCVIGTFGDGGRALYFSGHYDVVPAQQRAQFTPRIEKRHLHGRGAADMKGGIAAMAFAIRALMATGFAPAGRLISVSVPDEETSGPRGTVALSGAGFIERDAIGMLTMEPTAGVIWNASRGVITVRVTALGKEAHVGLSCRGVNAFTRMLAVASEFGALEREVSQRRTRFNVTPDAARASILLMGGELSGGDNFNVVPDRASFTVDRRFNPEEDFDTEKGRLFDVIERARAAGIDCEVEVMQEGVAAATEPSVTLGRALASSIRGVTSGRARFEICPGVLETRHYATLGIPAFAYGPGLLSVAHGPHEFVSIEKLVQCAEVYALTAARLLA, from the coding sequence TTGCCAGCCGGCACCGTCAGGAGCAAAGCCGAGCGCGACGCGAAGCTCGCCGCGGCCATCCGGCGCACGCTCAAGCGCGACACCGCCGACCTGGTCGACTTCGCCTCGACGCTCATCGCCATCCCCAGCGAGAACCCGCCGGGGAGGGCGTACGAGGCGTGCGCGAAGCTCATCGCCCGACAACTGCGCCAGCTCGGTCTCGCCGTGCGAACCGAGAATCCCACGGGCGAAGGACCGTGCGTGATCGGGACGTTCGGCGATGGCGGTCGGGCGCTCTACTTCAGCGGTCACTACGACGTGGTCCCGGCGCAGCAGCGCGCGCAGTTCACGCCGCGCATCGAGAAGCGCCACCTGCATGGGCGCGGCGCCGCCGACATGAAGGGAGGGATCGCCGCGATGGCCTTCGCCATCCGCGCGCTGATGGCCACCGGCTTCGCGCCGGCTGGGCGCCTCATATCGGTGTCGGTGCCTGACGAGGAGACCTCTGGACCACGCGGGACCGTGGCGCTCTCCGGCGCCGGCTTCATCGAGCGCGACGCCATCGGGATGCTGACCATGGAACCGACGGCCGGCGTGATCTGGAACGCCAGCCGCGGCGTCATCACCGTGCGTGTGACGGCGCTGGGGAAGGAAGCGCATGTGGGGTTGAGCTGCCGTGGCGTGAACGCGTTCACGCGCATGCTCGCGGTCGCGTCGGAGTTCGGCGCGCTGGAACGCGAAGTTTCGCAGCGTCGCACGCGGTTCAACGTCACCCCCGACGCGGCGCGTGCCTCGATCCTCCTCATGGGGGGGGAACTGTCCGGCGGCGACAACTTCAACGTCGTCCCCGACCGCGCGTCGTTCACCGTCGACCGGCGATTCAACCCCGAGGAGGACTTCGACACCGAGAAGGGGCGCCTTTTCGACGTCATCGAACGCGCGCGCGCCGCCGGCATCGACTGCGAAGTGGAGGTGATGCAGGAGGGAGTCGCCGCCGCCACGGAGCCGTCGGTGACGTTAGGCAGGGCGCTGGCCTCCAGCATTCGCGGCGTGACCAGCGGGCGCGCCCGCTTCGAGATCTGCCCCGGCGTGCTCGAGACGAGGCACTACGCCACGCTCGGCATCCCCGCCTTCGCCTACGGCCCGGGGTTGCTCTCGGTCGCACATGGCCCGCACGAGTTTGTCTCGATCGAGAAGCTGGTGCAGTGCGCCGAGGTGTACGCGCTCACGGCGGCGCGACTGCTCGCGTAG